In Macrobrachium nipponense isolate FS-2020 chromosome 30, ASM1510439v2, whole genome shotgun sequence, a genomic segment contains:
- the LOC135201986 gene encoding uncharacterized protein LOC135201986, which produces MANFKITDLSLNGFKGAVSRALHSGTAAIGVVSPTLMTVKSNVETLQNRWNKYVEVWDQYISERDSLSDDEFDALEKTHAQYEVLYYTETNKLLDVLDQLQSVGPGISNPVPTQQSARVRLPEVKINSFDGRVEEWQTWWDSFRSLVHDRKDMDKVLKMTQLRSCLKGKALLVVSGFQVTDQDYDDAIAALQDRFPNPEKVKQTLVLQLFDMVKPKNTAKELEQFKLDFKRIIKTLQHYVTDLQSSHWLIAVLLQSKLPTEAEMFIFQKFQTKYFTVDQISTGFPDHLEFLDRMQNSGKLQSDSDKLLQDSGKSQVRDKVKSFNQTRQVLADKTQIGTYSIEATSSKNQCLLCSSDSHRARRCSKYADATSQRSRLIDIGRCSRCSRNKHNGRCLQPVKCFVCNKTNHNEVFSYSNFGGKLQSEVKSDGTVKSDKQVNSTTSIEVRSEVSSTKSAGSKYSSALATAQVKVSNNDNSKSQYVCCFFDPGSHISFITSKLATALQPKTVESQQLVLQGFQSQPKEGQFDIVTPLVSLGRRIKKMRVVIVDELPGSISTPGMHKVYQMLQGKGIKTADEIPSNTVSGIELMVGSDYFADFVGGVTKLTANISPLHVNDLIEENNEQVHKLWELESIGINPTAPPVEDDCVYKRSGSPFKNLIAKSFYADNLQGSMSNEIELLEFYAEANKQLRSANMPLRTWVTNNEKLKIKIEEDNGTVIWSHNEAAIQWVRHYNCKITYVKNRVAEIREVSANYQIFHVSTGENPADLVIRGVEVKDLVSNSLWFKGPSWLPRESLWPSQKDEVVVHEITAERQIDPVKVECLFEVRECSSLEKIFMITKYVFQFLKKLLLKISPNRVSKITLPDPAVYWLRYYQLTNFKETFSWLFYSVNPDPIEFKSLYDLLQKPHSLSVECSDLIKDLGLYFDPSIGLMRSRGRLQHAEIAVNSKYPVLVPPGEHLTNLFILKAHRYNLHGGVQETLATIRRQLWIPKGRQAVRKVIRKCVLCSKVEGKPCVYPGPPSLPLHRVVLNRPFENVGVDYSGPIVITKTEDNEPRKVYICLFTCTATRAVHLDVALDMTAESFLLIFRRFCGTWPVPKQIISDNGTNFKATAKFLEEICNDPQIREYFSNRGIVWKFIVPKAPWQGALYERMIKVVKNCLKKVFYHNRVSLDELQTVVVEIQSRVNNRPLSYINSDSMSPEPLSPSHLLYGRSIEAMPPVVLADESDPTYMDHDQLNKQFSLLSCIISKFEKVWKNEYIISLRERHYGSDRARELNNLKVGDVVLVQFESPRSEWLLGRIVELRPDSEGVIRSVDVYCKGHVSTRTVEKLVPLEVSEPVNKELIGNLDDNVNTDDS; this is translated from the exons ATGGCAAATTTCAAGATTACTGATCTCTCGCTTAATGGGTTCAAGGGAGCTGTTAGTAGAGCGCTACATAGTGGTACAGCAGCTATTGGTGTAGTTAGTCCAACTTTGATGACTGTAAAATCCAATGTGGAAACGTTACAAAATCGATGGAACAAATATGTGGAGGTATGGGATCAATATATCTCTGAGAGAGATTCTTTGAGTGATGATGAGTTTGATGCACTTGAGAAGACTCATGCTCAATATGAAGTTTTGTATTATACAGAGACCAATAAATTATTAGATGTTTTAGATCAACTACAGAGTGTAGGTCCTGGAATTTCCAATCCTGTTCCAACACAACAGAGTGCCAGGGTACGTTTACCTGAAGTAAAGATTAACAGCTTTGATGGAAGGGTAGAAGAATGGCAAACTTGGTGGGACAGTTTCCGTTCGTTAGTTCATGATCGTAAGGATATGGACAAGGTATTGAAAATGACACAACTTAGGTCCTGTTTGAAAGGTAAAGCATTGTTAGTTGTCTCAGGATTTCAGGTCACTGACCAAGACTATGATGATGCTATTGCAGCTTTGCAAGATAGATTTCCTAACCCAGAGAAAGTAAAACAAACATTAGTGCTTCAGTTGTTTGATATGGTTAAGCCTAAGAATACTGCTAAGGAATTGGAGCAGTTTAAGCTggattttaaaagaattataaagaCTCTTCAACACTATGTTACTGATTTACAGTCTTCCCATTGGCTTATTGCTGTTCTGTTACAGAGCAAGTTGCCTACAGAGGCAGAGATGTTCATTTTTCAGAAATTTCAGACTAAATATTTTACAGTTGATCAAATCAGCACAGGTTTTCCCGACCACCTTGAATTTCTTGATAGGATGCAAAACAGTGGCAAATTACAGTCTGATAGTGATAAATTACTACAGGATAGTGGCAAATCTCAAGTTAGAGATAAAGTGAAATCCTTCAACCAGACACGGCAGGTATTGGCAGATAAGACTCAGATTGGAACTTATTCAATTGAAGCAACATCTTCTAAAAACCAATGTTTATTGTGTTCATCAGATAGTCACAGAGCCAGGCGATGCTCAAAGTATGCTGATGCAACTTCCCAAAGAAGTAGGCTGATAGATATAGGACGGTGTTCTAGATGTTCAAGAAATAAGCATAATGGCAGGTGTTTGCAGCCTGTAAAATGCTTTGTCTGCAATAAGACTAATCATAATGAAGTTTTTAGCTACAGCAATTTTGGAGGCAAGTTGCAAAGTGAGGTGAAATCAGATGGTACTGTAAAGTCAGATAAGCAAGTTAACAGTACTACAAGCATTGAAGTTAGGAGCGAAGTTTCAAGTACAAAGAGTGCTGGGTCCAAATATTCTTCTGCTTTAGCTACAGCTCAGGTCAAGGTATCGAATAATGATAATTCCAAGTCACAGTATGTTTGCTGCTTTTTCGATCCTGGATCgcatatttcatttattacttcCAAGTTAGCTACAGCACTACAGCCAAAGACTGTTGAAAGTCAACAACTTGTTTTGCAAGGTTTTCAGTCGCAGCCAAAGGAGGGGCAATTTGATATTGTGACACCTCTAGTTTCTTTAGGTAGGAGGATTAAGAAGATGAGAGTTGTAATTGTGGATGAGTTACCAGGTAGTATTTCTACACCAGGCATGCATAAGGTTTATCAAATGCTGCAGGGTAAAGGGATTAAAACTGCAGATGAAATTCCATCCAACACTGTCTCAGGGATTGAATTAATGGTGGGTTCTGattattttgctgattttgttGGTGGTGTTACCAA ATTAACTGCTAATATTTCTCCTCTTCATGTTAATGATTTGATTGAAGAGAATAATGAACAAGTTCATAAATTATGGGAATTAGAATCGATAGGCATCAATCCAACTGCCCCGCCTGTAGAAGATGATTGTGTCTACAAAAG GTCAGGTAGCCCCTTTAAGAATTTGATTGCCAAATCCTTTTATGCTGATAATCTTCAGGGTAGTATGtctaatgaaatagaattgtTAGAATTTTATGCTGAGGCTAACAAGCAACTGAGGAGTGCCAATATGCCACTCAGGACTTGGGTAACTAACAATgagaaacttaaaattaaaattgaagaaGATAACG GAACTGTGATTTGGTCTCATAATGAGGCTGCTATTCAATGGGTCAGACATTATAATTGCAAAATTACTTATGTCAAGAACAGGGTGGCTGAGATCAGAGAAGTGTCAGccaattatcaaatatttcatGTATCTACTGGAGAAAATCCTGCTGACTTAGTGATTCGTGGAGTTGAAGTTAAAGACTTGGTGTCAaattctttatggtttaaaggTCCTTCTTGGCTACCACGTGAAAGTTTGTGGCCAAGTCAAAAGGATGAAGTTGTAGTTCATGAGATAACAGCGGAGAGACAAATTGATCCAGTTAAGGTTGAATGTTTGTTTGAAGTTAGAGAATGTTCTTCTCTGGAGAAGATTTTCATGATAACGAAATATGTATTTCAGTTTCTGAAAAAATTGTTACTCAAGATATCACCAAATCGAGTGTCAAAGATAACTTTACCAGATCCAGCAGTTTATTGGCTGAGATATTATCAACTTACTAACTTTAAAGAAACTTTTTCTTGGCTGTTTTATTCTGTGAATCCTGATCCTATTGAATTTAAGAGCTTGTATGATCTTTTGCAGAAACCACATAGCTTGTCTGTTGAATGTTCTGATTTGATTAAGGACTTAGGTCTGTATTTTGATCCATCCATTGGACTGATGAGGTCAAGAGGTCGCCTCCAGCATGCTGAAATTGCTGTGAATTCCAAATATCCTGTACTAGTtccaccaggagaacatttaacTAACCTTTTCATTCTAAAGGCACATAGGTATAATTTACATGGAGGAGTACAGGAAACTCTTGCTACTATTCGTCGACAACTTTGGATTCCCAAGGGAAGGCAAGCAGTACGCAAAGTGATTAGAAAATGTGTTCTCTGTAGCAAAGTTGAAGGTAAACCCTGTGTTTACCCTGGTCCCCCTTCTTTACCTTTACATAGAGTTGTTTTGAACAGACCATTTGAGAATGTAGGTGTTGATTATTCTGGACCTATTGTCATTACAAAGACTGAAGATAATGAGCCAAGGAAGGTTTATATCTGTTTGTTTACTTGTACAGCTACAAGAGCAGTTCACCTAGATGTGGCTTTAGATATGACAGCAGAatcattcttattaatttttcgtCGGTTTTGTGGCACCTGGCCTGTTCCCAAACAAATAATTTCAGATAATGGGACAAACTTTAAAGCAACTGCCAAGTTTCTTGAGGAAATATGTAATGATCCTCAAATACGAGAATATTTTAGTAATCGTGGTATTGTTTGGAAATTCATCGTTCCCAAAGCACCTTGGCAAGGTGCCCTCTACGAGAGGATGATTAAGGTTGTTAAGAATTGCTTGAAAAAGGTTTTCTATCATAATAGAGTCAGTTTAGATGAACTTCAGACTGTGGTTGTTGAGATTCAATCTCGTGTTAATAATAGACCGCTCTCCTATATCAACAGTGATAGCATGTCTCCAGAACCCTTGTCACCTTCACATCTCCTATATGGCAGATCAATTGAAGCTATGCCACCAGTAGTTTTAGCGGATGAATCTGATCCTACTTACATGGACCACGATCAATTGAATAAGCAGTTTTCCTTATTGTCTTGTATCATTTCCAAGTTTGAGAAGGTCTGGAAGAACgaatatataatttccttaagAGAACGTCATTATGGTTCTGATAGAGCTAGGGAATTGAATAATCTTAAAGTTGGGGATGTTGTTTTGGTCCAATTTGAATCTCCAAGAAGTGAGTGGCTTTTAGGTAGAATTGTTGAACTTCGACCTGATTCAGAAGGAGTCATACGTTCTGTAGATGTGTACTGCAAAGGTCATGTCAGTACACGAACAGTTGAAAAGCTCGTACCTTTAGAGGTTAGTGAACCAGTGAATAAGGAACTTATAGGTAATCTTGATGATAATGTGAACACTGATGATTCCTAG
- the LOC135201987 gene encoding alpha-(1,3)-fucosyltransferase C-like, whose amino-acid sequence MSVLLCRELANDNSSPSTYTSVSFPERYHRRHPHLPERREGFPDSHGGPVSPRPPPTLDHADLEVPALSNNVHGTRFEKYDGLFNRTMLYRRDSDVFFRHGFVVPMQDAQFLPRSWVIPPRTEVANRTRKLAVALISNCAAHSKRLQYIWRVQKYAQVDIYGGCGNLSCGGSMYAQHLYNTTTDRCLKIAGEGYLFYFAFENELCKDYVTEKVYNLMHYPIVPVVFGLENYSLVLPPNSYINAYEHSPKELAERLLYLKENPQEYEQYFEWKKYYRASTVGGVRIMCELCSRLYEPEFYEHKVYEDFHDWFVGKSGCVAGMDL is encoded by the exons aTGTCAGTTTTGCTTTGCCGTGAGCTAGCAAATGACAAT TCTTCGCCATCAACCTACACATCAGTTTCATTTCCAGAGAGATACCACCGACGCCATCCTCATCTACCTGAGAGGCGCGAAGGATTCCCAGACAGTCACGGCGGACCTGTCTCCCCGCGACCCCCGCCAACCTTGGATCATGCTGACCTTGAAGTGCCGGCTCTCTCGAACAACGTGCACGGAACCCGATTCGAGAAATATGACGGCCTCTTCAACCGCACGATGCTTTACCGCCGGGACTCAGACGTCTTTTTCAGACACGGCTTTGTCGTCCCAATGCAGGACGCACAGTTCCTTCCCAGGTCGTGGGTCATCCCTCCGCGGACGGAAGTGGCGAATCGCACGAGAAAGTTGGCGGTGGCGTTGATATCCAACTGCGCAGCTCATTCGAAACGTCTGCAGTACATCTGGAGAGTTCAGAAATACGCGCAAGTCGACATCTACGGAGGATGCGGGAATCTGTCGTGCGGCGGGTCGATGTACGCCCAGCACCTGTACAACACGACGACGGACCGGTGTCTGAAGATCGCCGGCGAAGGTTATCTCTTCTACTTCGCCTTCGAGAACGAGCTCTGCAAAGATTACGTCACGGAGAAAGTCTACAATCTGATGCACTATCCCATCGTGCCCGTGGTTTTTGGCCTCGAGAACTACTCCCTGGTCCTTCCGCCGAATTCGTACATCAACGCCTACGAACATTCGCCGAAGGAGCTGGCGGAAAGGTTGCTTTACTTGAAAGAAAATCCTCAG GAATACGAGCAATACTTCGAGTGGAAGAAGTATTACCGAGCTTCAACGGTCGGTGGAGTGAGAATCATGTGCGAATTGTGTTCTCGATTATACGAACCGGAATTTTACGAGCACAAAGTATACGAAGACTTCCACGATTGGTTCGTCGGGAAGTCGGGCTGTGTGGCTGGAATGGACCTATGA